DNA sequence from the Oceanithermus desulfurans genome:
CACCAGCCGGATGCGCGGCAGCGGGAAGCGCGGCGGGCCGAAGACGGCCTTGCCCGCCTGCACCGGGTCGAAGGCCCCGAAATGGCACTTGCAGCCGAAGAAGGGGTGGTCGGATCGGTAGTTGTAGAGGATGGCCCCGGCCTCGGTGTTGCGCACGTAGTCCACGGTGCAGCCCTGATGGGTGCAGATCCGCGACCAGGCGGCGTAGTGGCGGCCCTCGACGGTGAGCCCGCCGGGAACCGGGCCGGGCAGACGCAGCACGGTGCAGGGCAGCTTGCCCGCGGCCAGCGGGTACTCGAAGTACTTGAACGACCAGACCTCGTCGAGCTCGGCCAGCTCCGCGATGCGGACGCGTTCGCCCTGCTTCCACTGGGGCTGGGCGTTGGGGCCCGACTTGAGGAACTGAATCTTCACGGTGCGCCAGCCGAACCAGCCGAAGAAGGTGGCGGCGATCCCCGAGGGCACGATCCACACCAGGTCGCGGCGGCTCAGCTTCACGGCTACAACCCCTTGAGGTAGTCCAGCAGCGCCTGCAGCTCGGCCTCGCTCATGGGGATGGCCGGCATGCTGCCGGTGCCCTTCTTCACGATCTCGGCCACCGCGCCGTCGACCCGCAGCACCGGGTTGCCCACCAGGCGGGGGCCGATGCCGCCCTCGGCGTTCTGTCCGTGGCAGGCCGCGCACTTGGCCTCGTAGACGACGTTTCCGTCAGGAGCCTGGCCGCGGTCGACCGCGGCCTTGGCCTCCTGCTGGGCGCGCGCCTGGGCGATGAGGGCCTTCACCCGCTCGGCGTCCGGGCCGCCGACGGCGAGGTAACGCTCCCAGACGCCGACGGCCTCGTCGAAGCGGCCCAGCATCGAGTAGGCGTTGCCCAGGAAGAGCAGCGCCTCGGGGTCGTTGGGGTCCACCCCGACGACGACCTGGAGGACCTGGGCGGCGTCCTCCGGGAACCCGGACATGAAGAAGAGGATCCCCATCCGCTTCCAGGCGGTCAGGTTCTTGCTGTCTAGGTCGAGGACCCGCTTGTAGGCTTCGGCGGCGGCGTTGTAGTCGGCCACCTCCCAGGCCGCGTTGCCGTAGGCGAGCCAGCTTTCCGCGTCGTCGTTGCGCTCGGCCTGCGCCTTGAGGCGGTTGAGCTCGGCCAGCTTGGCGCGGTCGACGGCGCGCTCGCCGCTGATCAGGTTCGAGGTGGTGATCGTCTCGCCCGGCGCCCGCGGCAGGGTGTAGCGCAGCAGCACCCCGCCCACGAAGACCAGGAAGGCGGTCGTCGCCATGAGGGCCACCCAGGAAACGCGGCGCGTTCGGGGGGCGGCCGGGCGCCCCTCGAGCTCGGCCAGGCGGCGTTCGAGCTGCACGATGCGCCCCAGGGTGCGCTTGCGTTCGCTGCCCTCGAGCTCACGCGCCTCCTGCTTCAGCGCCTCGATCTCGGCCCGCAGCTCTTCGGGAAGGGGGTCGGCGGGAAAGGGTTCGGGCTCGCGCGCCAGCGGCAGGGTGGCGTAAACGGCGGCCAGGAGCACCAGCAACGCAACCACGGTCCAAAACAGGATCATGACGGAGGACCTCCTTCGTCGTCGCGCCCGAGCTCGGCTTCGGCCCGGGCCAGCTCCTCATCGCTGACGCCTTCGAGCTCCGCCGCCCGCCGCGAGGTGGCGCGCAGGTAGCTGTAGAGGCCGAAACCGAAGAGGCCCAGCCCGATCACCGGCGCCAGCCACACCACCAGCCCCAGGCCGCGCTTGGGGGGTTCGTAGAGGATCCACTCGGTGTAGCGGTCCACGAAGTACTGAATGATCTCGTCCTCGGTCTTGCCCTCGGCCAGCATCTCGGCGATCTGCCGCCGCATCTCCTCGGTGACCCCGGCGTTCGACTCGGCCGCGCTCTCGCCGCGGCACACCGGGCAGCGCAGCTTCTTGGCGATCTCGAAGACCTTGGGTGGCAGGTCGGGGGGCGGCTCGTTGCCCACCGTCTGCGCGCCCGCCAGCCCCAGCGCGAAGACCAGGATCCAAAGCCAGCGTCTCACGGCAGCACCTCACGAATCATGGACTCGAGCTTCTCGGCGCTGATCGTACCGGCGAAGCGCTCGAGCACCCGCCCCTCGACCGAGATGGCGAAGGTCTCGGGCACGCCGTACATGCCGTAGTCGATGCCCACCTTCCCCCGGGGATCGTAGACGTTGGGGAAGCTGATGCCGAACTGTTCGATGAACTTCTCGGCCGCGTCCAGCTCGTCCTGGGTGTTGACCCCGACGAAGAGCACCCGGTCCTTCCAGCGGCGCCAGGTGGCCTCGAGGATCGGCGCCTCTTCGTAGCAGGCGGGGTAGCACCAGCTGGCCCAGAAGTTGAGGATGATCGGCTTCTTGCCCAGGTAGTCGCTCAGGTTGAGCCGTTCGCCCCAGACCTCGCGCGAGCTGGGCAGCAGCTCCAGGTCGAACGTCGGCGCCGGCCGGCCCGCCAGCGCCGACGGCAGCTCGCTGCGTTCGTCCTTCGTCTGCATGCCCCACCAGAACAACGCCCCGATGGCCAGGGCGAGCAGCACTCCGAAAAAGGCTCTCACGCGCCCACCTCCCCGGCGGCGGCGCCCGCCCGCGCCGTGCGGCGGGCGGGCCAGAGGATCATTGCGGTACCGAGCGCCATGAGGACCGCCGCGACCCAAAGCCACAGCACCAGCGGCGTCACGACCAGCCGCAGCGTCACCCACTGCGCGTTCTCCTGGTCGAAGGCCTGCAGCACCAGGTAGTAGTCCTTGCCCAGGGTGTAGGCCACCGAGGGCGAGGCGAAGGGGGTGCGCGACGTGGGGTAGTAGTTCAGCCGCGGCTGGCGGAGACCCATGCCGCTGATCTCCACGTCGGCGATCACCGAGTAGCGGTGCGGGTCCTCGACGGCGCGCAGGGCGTGCACCGTGATGGTGCGGCCGGCCACCTGCCAGGCCTCACCGATCTGCAGCGTTTTCTGGACGTCCAGCCGGTAGCTCTGGCTGAACGCGATGGCCAGGGCCGTGAGCGCCACCGCGAAGTGCACGAGGTAGCCCCCGTACCGCCTGCGGGTCCAGGCCAGCGACCCCATGCCGGCGCGCACGCCCCCAAGGGCGCGCGACTTGCGCGCGAGCGGGCTGGCGACCAGCCACCCCAGGGCGACGAGGTTGAAGAGGAAGAGCCCGACGGTCAGGCTCACCCACAGGGTCCAGCCCACGGCGAGCCCCACGGCGGTGCCCAGCACCAGCGAAACCGCCATCCAGGCGATGACGCGCAGCGTCTCGGGGTCGGCCCTGCGCCAGGGCAGCAGCGGCCCGAGGGCCATGAGCACCAGCATGGCGTAGCCCAGGGGTACGAAGAGCTGGTTGAAGAACGGCGCCCCCACCGAGACCTTGGCCCCGCTCGTGGCTTCCACCAGCAGCGGGAAGAGGGTGCCGAGGATCACCACGAAGGCCATGACCACGAAGACGAGGGCGCCGAAGAGCAGCAGCCCCTCGCGGCTCCAGACGTTCACGCTGCCGACGTCGCGCACCTCGGAGGAAACGCGCCCCAGCAGGGAGAAGCCCACGGCGAGGATGACGAGCAGGAAGCCCAGGAAGATCGGGCCCACCGGGCCGCCGGCGAAGGCGTGCACCGACTCGATGACGCCGGAGCGGGTGAGGAAGGTGCCGAAGACGGTGCCGGCGAAGGCCAGGGTCACGAGCGCGAAGTTCCAGCTGCGAAACAGCCCCCGGCGCTCCTGCACCATCGCGGTGTGCACGAAGGCGGTGGCCAGCAGCCAGGGAATGAAGGAGGCGTTCTCCACCGGGTCCCACGCCCAGTAGCCGCCCCAGCCCAGCACCTCGTAGCTCCACCAGCCGCCGGCGAAGATGGCGGCGGTGAGGAAGCCCCAGGCGAAGATCAGCCACCACTTGGTTTCGCCGACCCAGGTCTGGTAGCGGCGGGTCACCATCGCGGCAATCGCGTAGGCGAAGGGCACCGAGAGGCCCACGAAGCCCAGGTACATCAGGATGGGGTGGACGGCCATCATCCAGTGGTTCTGCAGCAGCGGGTTGGGGCCGGGGCCGTCGGCGGGTGGGTTGGGTACCGGGGTGAAGGGGTTGATGACGAAGAGGACGTTGACGAGGAAGAAGAGCTGGATGACGAAGAGCGTGCCCAGAGCGACGGGGCTCGTCCAGTAGTCGCGCATTCTGCGCCCCGCAAGCCAGGTGTAGAGGGTCTGCAAGAGCGCCCAGAGCAGGATCGAACCCTCGAGCGCCGCCCAGAGGGTGGCGAACTTCACCCAGGTGGGGCTCGCGGAGGTGTGGTTGCGCGCGGTGTAGGCGATGGAGAAGTCGTCGCTGAGAAGCGCCCACTCGAGCGCGCCGAAGGCCACGAAGGTTCCCAGGAAGGCCAGCAGCGCGCTGCGGCGCGCCACCCGCACGTAGCGGGCGTCGCGCAGGAACCAGGAAAAGACGACGGCCACCAGGCCCGCGACGCTGAAGAAGACCGCCAGGACGAGCCCGATGTTGCCCAGAATGCTGGGGTTCACTTGGCCTCCTCGATCAGCTTGCGCACCTCTTCGGGGGTGTAGCCCCCCTCCGGCGGCGCCTGGTAGGTTTCGGAGTGCTTGATGAGCAGGTTATCGCCCTTGAACACCCTGCCGTCGAAGCGCCCCTCGACGACGACGCCCTGGTTGTCCTTGAAGAGCTCCGGCGGGGTACCCTCGTGCTGCACGGGGATGTCCACCACGCCGTCGGTGACGACGAAGTCGAGCTCGAGCGTCTGGGGATCGTAGCGGATCGTGCCCTCCTTGACCAGGCCGCCCAGGCGGATGCGCTTGCCCTCGTAGCGCGCCGGGTTCTCGGCGTACTCGCTGGGCAGCACGTAGTAGACCAGGCTGTTGCCCAGCCCTCCGAAGGCCAGGTAGGCGATCGCAGCCACGACGATCAGGAAGCCGATCAGGTACTTAGTCTTCACCGCCCACCTCCGAGTTCCGCCACAGCAGGTAGGCGGCGTAGCCGAAGAGCACCGCGTAGGTCGCGACGTAGACCGCGGTAACGTAGATGCCGAGGCTCGAGCTATTCATCCCACTCCTCCCGGGCCGCCGCGCGCGCGGCGATCTGACCCTTGATGCGCAGGAAGGCCAGGTAGAACAGGGTGATGGCCAGGAGGTTCACCAGCATGGCCACCACCATGGACCCGTCCATGTGGGTCTTGCGGTTGATGACGTCGAAGGTGGCCGTCTGGTGGATGCTGCGCCACCAGTAGACCGACATGTAGTTGATGGGAATGTTGACCACGCCCAGGATCGCCGCGGCAGCGGCCGCCTTGGCGCGGAACTCGGGGTCTTCGATCGCGTGCCGCAGCAGGAAGTACCCCACGTAGAACGCGGTCAGAATGGCGCTCGTCGTCAGCCGCGGCTCCCAGGTCCAGAACACCCCCCAGGTGGGCCGGGCCCACATCATGCCCCCGAACAGCGTCAGCAGCATGAAGAGCAGGCCGATCTCGGCGCTGGCGGCTGAGAGCCGGTCGTAGGCGGCGTCCTGCTTCCACAGGTAGAGGACGGCGTAGAGCATGGCCACGAAGAAGGCCAGGTAGGCCACCCAGGCCGCGCCGACGTGCACGTAGAGGATGCGGATGAGGTACCCCTGCTGCACGTCCGGGGGGGCTTTGAACGCCAGGTACTGCCCCACTGCGAAGACGACCAGCGCCAGGGCCAGCAACCCGCGCGAAGCAGAATCGAGGCTGGAAGTGTTCTCGGCGTGGTTCACGCGTACATTCTCCTTCCCCTTCAGGTGAAAACGGTGACGGCGCCCGACCTTTCTCGCGCCCCAACCTATCACACCGAGGATGAAGGGGTTTGCAGCAAAGGATGAGAACGCGACGGCACCAACCTGGATTGGGTATTTAGTAAATGAATATTTGTACTTAGTATATGCATTTACACCTTTCGTTCAGCACGGGCTTTTCCGCCGATTTTGCCCAGTACTTTTCGGGACAAATGACCTGCTCCAACTTTTATGATGTGGATTAGAAACCACAGCATGTCCGGACGAGGCCGGACGTGGAAAGGCAGGTGGAGGCATGAATCGACTGGTATGGACGGCCCTGGTGGCGCTCGCGGCGCTGGCCTGGGCGCAGGCACCCGAGAAGGTCAGCCCCGAGGTGGCGGCCCAGAAAGGGTGCCTCAGCTGCCACGAGGGGATCGAGGACATCGTGCCCGCAAAAAGCGGCATGATGGCCCAGATCAAGGCCTTCGGGGCGATGGCCGGGGATCCGGCGGGCTGCGTGGTCTGCCACGGCGGCAACCCCCAGGGGCTGACGGCCGAGGAGGCCCACGCCGGCGCCCCCGAGGCGCTCGCAGCGCGCGGGCCCAAGACCTTCTACCCCGACCCGGGCTCCATCTGGATCGCCGACCGCACCTGCGGGCAGTGCCACCCGGGCTACGACTACCGCCTCAACCTGGCGCTGATGCAGACCGAGGCCGGCAAGATCCAGGGCAACCTGCACACCTGGGGCTTCCCCGAGACCTGGGACGGCAAGACGCCCTACGGCAACTACGACGTCAAGGACACCGACGGGCCGGTGCCGCAGGTGGGGACCGAGGCCTACAAGAAGTACATGACCCAGCTGATCGAGATGTACCCCCAGGCCTTCCCCCGCGAGTTGAAGCAGCTCCCCGAGGCCAGCCCCGAAGAGGTGCAGGCCGACCCCAAGCTGGCGGCGCTCACCTACCAGCGCCACGACTGCCAGCGCTGCCACGTGGGCGTCAACGGCCGTGAGAAGCGGGGCGACTACCGCGGCATGGGCTGCTCGTCGTGCCACATCCTCTACGGCGACGAGGGCTTCTACGAAGGGAACGACCCCGCGATCAAGAAGGACGAGCGGGGCCACCCGCTCAAGCACCGCATCGTGGCCACCCGCGAGATCGGCGGGATCCACGAGGGCGCGAGCGGCGGCATCCCCACCGCGACCTGCAACTCCTGCCACAACCGCGGCAAGCGCATCGGGGTAACCTTCCAGGGGCTGATGGAGTTCCCCTACGGCACGCCCTTCAACGCCAAGGGCGGCAAACAGCCCAAGCTGCACACCAAGAAGTACCTCTTCATCGCCGACGACGTGCACCACCGCGGCCAGCCCGGCAAGGGCGGCATGCTCTGCCAGGACTGCCACACCACGATCGACATGCACGGCGACGGTAACATCTTCGCCACCACGCTGGCCCAGGTGGAGATCGAGTGCGAGGACTGCCACGGCACCCCCGAGAAGTTCCCCTGGGAGCTGCCGCTGGGCCAGGGCGAGGAGTTCGGACGCGACATCGGCAACGCCCCGCGCGGCCTCGCCGACGCGCCGCTCCCCGAGACCGCGGCCTTCGCCACCCTCTACCCCAAAGAGGACGGCTACCTGCTCACCGCCCGCGGCAACCCCTTCGGTAACGTCGTCAAGAAGGGCGACAAGGTGATCGTGCACTCGGCCTCGGGCTCCGACTTCGAGGTGCCGGTGCTCAAGGCCATCAACCAGGCCGACGCCTGGGTCTCCCAGGACGCCAAGGTGGCCATGGTCTCGGTGGCCAAGCACGCCGAGAACCTGGAGTGCTACGCCTGCCACGCCTCCTGGGTGCCCCAATGCTACGGCTGCCACGTCAAGGTGGACTACTCCGGCGGCGCCAGCGGCACCGACTGGATCAAGTCGGGCAGCGTCGTGGACGAGCACGGCATGACCGCCGAGTCGGCGATCGGCTCGAGCGGCATCAAGTCGCCGGGTAAGATCTCCGAGTCGCGCTCCTACCTGCGCTGGGAAGACCCGGTCCTGGGCATCAACGGCGAGGGCCGCGTAACCCCGCTCATGCCCGGCTGCCAGGTGGTCTACACCGTCATCGACACCGAGGGCAAGACGATCGCCCACAACGTGATCGCCCGCTCGCCCGACGAGGCGGCCCAGCTGGGTCAGGATCTGGTTCCCCTCGCCATCGACATGGCGCCGGCGCAGCCGCACTCGGCCCTGCCCGAAGCCCGTCGCTGCGAAAGCTGCCACGACAACCCCAAGGCGCTCGGGTACGGCATCGACGGCGGCATCTACCAGAACCGCTACGCCGAGGACATCATCACCGACCTGACCGACCCGCGCACCGGCGAACCGCTGGCCAGCAACTACCAGGTGCAGATCCCGGCCATCCCCGACCTGACCTTCGACTGGTCGCGGATCGTCGACCCCAAGACCGGCGAGCAGGTCGCCACCGTGGGCACCCACTGGCCGCTCTCGCGCTCGCTCCCCGCGGAGATGCGCGAGAACATGAACCGCAGCGGCCTCTGCATGGGCTGCCACAAGGAGATGACCAACGAGAAGGTCTGGAACGTGGTCAGCACGCCCGGAACCCTCAGCAACGCCGAGCACCTCGACCTGATGCACAAGATGCTGCTCAAGTACTACGAGGATGCCAAGAAGGGTCAGTAATCCCGTGGCTTTGCCGCGCGTGGGCTGGAGATCGACTCCAGCCCACGCCTCATCTTCACGCGTTAAATTGTGCACCAGGAGACGAATCATGCCCAGGCACCTTTCCGCGCTCCTCTTTATGCTCGCCCTCGCGCCGCTGGTCGGCGGCTGCAAGCCGACGAAGGCCGAGCAGGCGGCCGCGCCTCCGCCCACCGCAGCCGCGCCGGCCGCCGCCCCGACGGCCCCGCCGACGCTGCCGCCCGGCGCCAAGGCCGGACCCCTCGACCTCTCGAAGATCGGGCCCCACGACGAGGCCTACGCCCACGAAAGCCTGGACCCCGACGCCTGGGCGGGCGTGGCGCTGATGTACCAGTCCAAGGGTCAGTTCGGCGAGGCGCTGAGCACGCTCGACCAGGCGATCGCCCGCTACCCTGAAAACGCCCACCTCTACGCGGTCCGGGGGGCGCTGTGGCTGCAGCTCGAGGAGTACGCCAAGGCGCTGGCCGACCTGGAGCGCTCCCTCGACCTCGCCGAAGACCCCGGGGTCCGGGTGAACTACGCCGAGGCGCTGCGCCGCTTCGACCGCAAGTCCGACGCGCTGGCCAGCCTGGACCGGGCGCTCGAGACGAACCCCGACTACCTGCCGGCGCTCTTCAACCGTGGGGTGCTGCGCTTCGAGCTGGGCGACGAGGAAGGGGCCCTGGCCGACTTCGACCGCGCCATCGCCATCGACCCCACCGCCGCCGCCCCTTACTTCAACCGCGCCGCGGTGCGCTGGGCGCTGGGCGAGAAGGAAGCGGCCATCGCCGACCTGGACGCCTTCATCGAGCGTGCCCCGGTGGGCGCGTGGAAGGATACCGCGCGCGACCTGCGCGCCTCGTGGCAGGCGCAACGGGAGGCGGGGCCGTGAGACGGCCCCTCGCCCTCGCCCTCCTCGCCCTCGCCTGGCTGGGCGGGGCGCTGGCCGCTGCTCCCGCAGCCCAGGATTTCGCCGAGCTGCTCGACGAGGCCGGCATGGTCTACCAGCTGCCCCCGGGCTACGCCCCCGCCCCCGTCGAGTTCAACCCGGTCCTCCCCTACCAGCACCGGGTCGTCTCGGACGACGGCCAGGTGGAGATCCGCTACGTCGTTCTCCCGCTCGACCGCGTCGAGATCGACTACGACGACCCGCACGCGTCCGCACCCGAACCGGACCACCTCTTCACCCTGCTCTTCCCCGGCATCCTCACCGAGATCTCCGGCTGGGGGCGCTACAAGTCCCGGGAATACCCCGAGGACGAGGCGCTGCGGCTCTTCCGGGCCGACTGGGCGGCGGTGGCGGTGCTCGAGGTAACCCCCGAGTACAGCCCTGAACGCCGCCAGGCGCTGGTGGTGGCGCTGCACCGCAACGGCCACGCCGACGCCTACCAGATCTTCCTGGGCAACGACGTCAAGCGGCTCGGCGAGGAGGCCAAGCGGGTGCAGGCGGCGCTGCGTTTCCGGGAATGACGCGCCGGCGCACGCCCGGGCGCCGCCTCCCGGCGGCGCCTTTCGTGTTCAGCCCTCGATGACCCCGGGGAAGAGCAGCACGCAGAGCGTCAGGTAGACGACGTCGAAGACGCCGAGGAGCTTCCACCAGCTCACGATCTCGGCGAACTCGGCCCCGAAGGCGATCCCCAGCGTGGCCTTGACCGCCGCAAGCACCACCGGCAGGATCATGGGAAAAACGAGCAGGTAGAGCAGCACGTCGCGGGCCCGCAGGCGCACGGTCAGACCGGCGTAGAAGGCGGCGATGACGGTGTAGCCGGTGCCGCCGAGGACCAAGGTGACGAAGAGCTGGGGCCAGGCCGCGAGCGGCAGGTAGAACCAGGCGGCGACGAGCACCAGCAGGAACGCCCCCATCACGATCATCAGGAGCCAGAGGAAGAGCAGCTTGCCCACGTAGATCCACTCGCGGCTGCCGGGGGTGAGCAGCAGGTCGTCGAGGGTTTCGTTCTCCACCTCCAGCGCCCAGGCGCGGCTCGCCAGCATGCTGCCGGCGAAGGCCAGGGCGACCCAGAGCACCCCCGGGCCCGCCCGGCGCAGGTTAGCCTCGTCGGGGCCGAAGGCGATGCCCATGATGAAGAGCACGACGGCGATGAACGAAAAGGCCGAGAGCAACCCCGCCCGCCCGCGCCACTCCAGGCGCAGGTCGCGCAGCGCCAGCACCAGCGCCCTCACGCCTGCGCCCCCATCGCGAAGCTGCGGGTCGCCACCTCGGCGGCGAAGCCGTGGTCGTGGGTCGCCAGCACCACCGCGCCCTCGCGGGCGACCTCGCCGATGACGCGCACCAGCTCCTCGCGCCCCCCGGCGTCGAGCGCCGTTTCCGGCTCGTCCAGCAGCAGCAGCTGCGGCCGCGCCAGCAGGGTGCGCGCCAGCGCCAAGCGCTTGCGCATCCCGCTCGAGTACGCCGCCACCGCGCGGCCCTCCGGCAGCCCCACCCGCGCCATCGCCTCGAGCGCCTCTGCGCGCGCGATGGGCCGGCCCGCCAGCGCCAGGGACTGCTCCAGGTTCTCCTCGCCGCTCAGGTGCCGGTAGAAGGCCGGCGGGTTGGCCACCAGCGCGATGCGGCCGCGCTCGGCCTCGAGCGCCCGCGCCGGCTTCCCGAAAAGCCGCACCGTGCCCCGCTGGGGACGGATCAGCGTGGCGATCACCCGCAGCAGCGTGGTCTTGCCCACGCCGTTGGGCCCCAGCAGCGCGACCACCTCGCCGCGCTCGACCGCCAGCGAAAGGTCACGGAGCACCCACTGACGGCCGAACCGTTTCCAGACGTTCTGGACCTCGACGAAGGGATCCGCCACCGTTCGCTACAGCCTTTCGAACAGCCACTCGGGCGTGAAGCGGATGAAGAAGTTGTTGAGCCGCTGAAAGGCGTCGGTGATCATCAGGAAACCGACGAAGATCAGGATGGCCCCGGCCACCCGCTCGACCCAGAGCGAGATTCGGCCGCTCTTGCGGATGATCACGGCCACGCGGTCGGCGAAGAGGGCGACGAGGAAGAAGGGAACGGCCAGGCCGAGCACGTAGGCCACCAGGTAGACCAGACCCCCGAACCCCTCCATGGCGGTCAGCGTGAGGATGCCGCCGAGGATGGGGCCGATGCAGGGCAGCCAGGCCGTGGCCAGCGCCGCACCCATCAGGAAGGCGCCCCAGGGCCGGGAGGTGTCCCCGGTGTAGCTGACGCCGCGCATCTGCGCCAGGAAGGGGAGCTTGAGGCCCAGCATGTACAGCCCGAAGAGGATGAGCAGGACGCCGCCCACCTTGGCCAGCACCGGCTTGTAGTCCTGCAGCAGGCTGCCGAGGACGGTGAAGGGCAGCCCCAGCAGGATGAAGATGATGCCGAACCCCAGGATGAAGAAGAGCGCGTTCTTCACCGGGCGGCCCTGGTCGCCGCCGAGGTAGGCCAGGTAGGTGGGAACCAGGGGCAGCACGCACGGCGAGAGAAACGACAGCATACCCGCGAGGAAGGCCGCGGCGATCGAGAGCTCCATGAGCCTATTCTTTCACTCTTTGATGAGGAAGGCCAACCGGTTTGGGGCGGGAGGAAAGGGGGAGGCGGTGAGGGCGGCGGCGACGGGAACCGCGCGAAGCGCCTCCTGGGCCGCGGCGTCCATAGCGCGCCGCGCTCACTCGCTGAACGCGTCGACCGCGCCGTAGAAGGCCCGGAAGAAGGCTTCGGGCTCGTCGATCCAGGGGTAGTGGCCGGCGCGGGGAATCAGCTCCAGCCGCGCCCCGGTCAGGTCGGCAAGGCGTTCGGTCTGGTGCGGGTGGCTGGTGCCGTCGCGCTCGCCGGCGATCACCACGACCTCCAGCGGGTACTCGAGCAGGTGGCCGCTGTAGTCCAGCTCCCAGAGGCCGTTGGTGCGGAACGCCGCCTCCACGCCCTCGCTGCCGGCGAGCGGCAGCCCCTCGACGATCCACTCCAGGTGGGCGCGGCCGTGCTCGGAGGGGAAGCTGAGCCGGTCGAAGAGCGGCTTGGGACCGACGGCGGAAAAGGCCTCCTCCACGGCCTGGGTGGGGTCCGCAGGAGGTTCGCCGCCGCCGAAGGCCGCGCGCCAGAGCGCACGCGCCAGCTCGGGGAAATGAATCCAGGGCCCGAGGGTCACCACCCCGCGGACCAGCTCGGGATAGCGGCGGCCGTACTCGAGCGCCGCGAGCGCCCCGAAGCCGTGGCCCACGGGAATCCAACGGTCCACGGCCAGCCAGCTGCGCACCGCCTCCAGGTCGTCGACCAGGGCGTCGACGGTGAAGTAGCGGGGCTCGAGCGGCAACTCGGGGCTGCGCCCGCCGCCGCGCTGGTCTAGGTAGACGACCCGGTAGTCGGCTAGCTCCTCCTCCCAGGCGGCGCGGTAGGGGTAGCTGGACCCGCCCGGTCCGCCGTGAAGCACGACGAGGACCGGCGCGTCCTCCGGTCCGGTGTCCTCGACGTAGATCTCGGCCTCGTGCGTCGGTACGATGACGATCTCCTCACGCATCGCGGCATCCCTCCTCGACGAGCTCGAACGTCCAGGCGCGCACCTCCGCGAGTTGCGTACCCGCCTCGATCACCTCAGGACGCACCGCCTCCAGCACCAGCAGGTAGCGGTCGTCGGAAGCGAGCAACCGGTAGGGGTGGGGCTGCTCCGCGGCGAAGGCCCGGAGGGCCTCGGCCGATTTGGACTCCAGAAACAAGACCTTCATTTGATAAACGCCCCGGGGGACGGACCCCCGGGGCGGATCGGGCTAGCCTTCGGCCCCGGCCTCGGCGCCGGCGCCGGGCAGCACCTGGGTGGTGACCACCTCTTCGGCGGCCTTGCGGGCCTCCTTGAGGCGCTCGAGGGTGCGCTCGTCGACCACCTGGGTGCGGCGCACGAAGTCGGTGCCGGTGCCTGCGGGAATCAGCTTGCCGAGGATGACGTTCTCCTTGAGGCCGATGAGCTCGTCCTTCTTGCCCCAGATCGCCGCCTCGGTGAGCACGTGGGTGGTGTGCTGGAAACTGGCCGCGGAGAGCCAGGAGCGGGTGTTGAGCGCGCTCTTGGTCACGCCCATGAGAAGCGGCTTCCAGCTCGCGGGCATCTTGCCCTCCTCCATCAGCGCCTCGTTGACGCGCTCCACCTCCCAGCGCTCGAGCACCTGCCCTTCGAGCAGCTTGGATTCGCCGGGGTCGGTGACCTCGACGTACTTGAGCATCTGGCGCACGATCACCTCGATGTGCTTGTCGTGCACCTTCACGCCCTGGGCGCGGTAGACGCGCTGGATCTCGCTCACCAGGTAGCGCTGCACCGCTTCGGGGCCCTGGGCCTCGAGCAGCTGGTGCGGGTCCACCGCGCCGCGGGTGAGCGGGGTGCCGGCGGTGACGCGGTCGCCCGTACGCACGGTGAGGCGGGCGCCTTTGTCGACCTTGTATTCCTTCTTGAATTCGCCGCTGACCACGCGCACCAGCAGCTTGT
Encoded proteins:
- a CDS encoding QcrA and Rieske domain-containing protein, whose protein sequence is MSRRDLVWIVPSGIAATFFGWFGWRTVKIQFLKSGPNAQPQWKQGERVRIAELAELDEVWSFKYFEYPLAAGKLPCTVLRLPGPVPGGLTVEGRHYAAWSRICTHQGCTVDYVRNTEAGAILYNYRSDHPFFGCKCHFGAFDPVQAGKAVFGPPRFPLPRIRLVAELGVLYATGHEVPLRPLESLRTTGGGSSA
- a CDS encoding tetratricopeptide repeat protein → MILFWTVVALLVLLAAVYATLPLAREPEPFPADPLPEELRAEIEALKQEARELEGSERKRTLGRIVQLERRLAELEGRPAAPRTRRVSWVALMATTAFLVFVGGVLLRYTLPRAPGETITTSNLISGERAVDRAKLAELNRLKAQAERNDDAESWLAYGNAAWEVADYNAAAEAYKRVLDLDSKNLTAWKRMGILFFMSGFPEDAAQVLQVVVGVDPNDPEALLFLGNAYSMLGRFDEAVGVWERYLAVGGPDAERVKALIAQARAQQEAKAAVDRGQAPDGNVVYEAKCAACHGQNAEGGIGPRLVGNPVLRVDGAVAEIVKKGTGSMPAIPMSEAELQALLDYLKGL
- a CDS encoding cytochrome c-type biogenesis protein, yielding MRRWLWILVFALGLAGAQTVGNEPPPDLPPKVFEIAKKLRCPVCRGESAAESNAGVTEEMRRQIAEMLAEGKTEDEIIQYFVDRYTEWILYEPPKRGLGLVVWLAPVIGLGLFGFGLYSYLRATSRRAAELEGVSDEELARAEAELGRDDEGGPPS
- a CDS encoding TlpA family protein disulfide reductase, which translates into the protein MRAFFGVLLALAIGALFWWGMQTKDERSELPSALAGRPAPTFDLELLPSSREVWGERLNLSDYLGKKPIILNFWASWCYPACYEEAPILEATWRRWKDRVLFVGVNTQDELDAAEKFIEQFGISFPNVYDPRGKVGIDYGMYGVPETFAISVEGRVLERFAGTISAEKLESMIREVLP
- a CDS encoding heme lyase CcmF/NrfE family subunit, with translation MNPSILGNIGLVLAVFFSVAGLVAVVFSWFLRDARYVRVARRSALLAFLGTFVAFGALEWALLSDDFSIAYTARNHTSASPTWVKFATLWAALEGSILLWALLQTLYTWLAGRRMRDYWTSPVALGTLFVIQLFFLVNVLFVINPFTPVPNPPADGPGPNPLLQNHWMMAVHPILMYLGFVGLSVPFAYAIAAMVTRRYQTWVGETKWWLIFAWGFLTAAIFAGGWWSYEVLGWGGYWAWDPVENASFIPWLLATAFVHTAMVQERRGLFRSWNFALVTLAFAGTVFGTFLTRSGVIESVHAFAGGPVGPIFLGFLLVILAVGFSLLGRVSSEVRDVGSVNVWSREGLLLFGALVFVVMAFVVILGTLFPLLVEATSGAKVSVGAPFFNQLFVPLGYAMLVLMALGPLLPWRRADPETLRVIAWMAVSLVLGTAVGLAVGWTLWVSLTVGLFLFNLVALGWLVASPLARKSRALGGVRAGMGSLAWTRRRYGGYLVHFAVALTALAIAFSQSYRLDVQKTLQIGEAWQVAGRTITVHALRAVEDPHRYSVIADVEISGMGLRQPRLNYYPTSRTPFASPSVAYTLGKDYYLVLQAFDQENAQWVTLRLVVTPLVLWLWVAAVLMALGTAMILWPARRTARAGAAAGEVGA
- the ccmE gene encoding cytochrome c maturation protein CcmE; the protein is MKTKYLIGFLIVVAAIAYLAFGGLGNSLVYYVLPSEYAENPARYEGKRIRLGGLVKEGTIRYDPQTLELDFVVTDGVVDIPVQHEGTPPELFKDNQGVVVEGRFDGRVFKGDNLLIKHSETYQAPPEGGYTPEEVRKLIEEAK
- the ccsA gene encoding cytochrome c biogenesis protein CcsA; this encodes MNHAENTSSLDSASRGLLALALVVFAVGQYLAFKAPPDVQQGYLIRILYVHVGAAWVAYLAFFVAMLYAVLYLWKQDAAYDRLSAASAEIGLLFMLLTLFGGMMWARPTWGVFWTWEPRLTTSAILTAFYVGYFLLRHAIEDPEFRAKAAAAAAILGVVNIPINYMSVYWWRSIHQTATFDVINRKTHMDGSMVVAMLVNLLAITLFYLAFLRIKGQIAARAAAREEWDE